In a single window of the Streptomyces sp. NBC_00285 genome:
- a CDS encoding MerR family transcriptional regulator, with translation MTVMETTGTRTDSCAAPPHPHRRPAGEDSYTISEVVAFTGLTAHTLRWYERIGLMPHIDRSHTGQRRYSNRDLDWLDFVGKLRLTGMPVADMVRYAELVREGEQTFGDRFKLLETTRRDVLARIAELQDTLAVLDHKIGFYAEAGSADREKEKAG, from the coding sequence ATGACGGTGATGGAGACCACGGGTACCAGGACCGACAGCTGCGCGGCGCCGCCGCACCCCCACCGGCGCCCGGCGGGCGAGGACAGCTACACGATCAGCGAGGTCGTCGCCTTCACCGGCCTGACCGCGCACACCCTGCGCTGGTACGAGCGCATCGGCCTGATGCCGCACATCGACCGCTCGCACACCGGCCAGCGCCGCTACAGCAACCGCGACCTGGACTGGCTCGACTTCGTCGGCAAGCTCCGGCTCACCGGCATGCCGGTCGCCGACATGGTGCGCTACGCGGAACTGGTGCGGGAGGGCGAGCAGACCTTCGGCGACCGTTTCAAGCTGCTGGAGACGACCCGCCGGGACGTACTGGCCCGGATCGCGGAACTCCAGGACACCCTCGCCGTGCTCGACCACAAGATCGGTTTCTACGCCGAGGCCGGCAGCGCCGACCGGGAGAAGGAGAAGGCAGGATGA
- a CDS encoding GNAT family N-acetyltransferase: MSLVRRATTEDAEEVLRLRQVMIDALPGGDVSTAWHTEALPSLCERLGDADGDFAAFVVDHPERPGALAALVAGTVDYRIGKASSPHGLSGYVFSVATDPDARRRGYAHACMDELLAWFRERGAGQVMLTASPQAEPLYAALGFVHKPDPTMMLTL; encoded by the coding sequence ATGAGTCTCGTACGCCGTGCCACGACCGAGGACGCCGAAGAAGTACTGCGTTTGCGCCAGGTGATGATCGACGCGCTGCCCGGCGGGGACGTGTCCACAGCGTGGCACACGGAGGCCCTGCCGTCCCTGTGTGAGCGGCTGGGTGACGCCGACGGCGATTTCGCGGCCTTCGTCGTCGACCACCCGGAGCGGCCCGGGGCGCTGGCCGCGCTGGTGGCCGGGACGGTCGACTACCGCATCGGGAAGGCGAGCAGCCCGCACGGGCTGTCCGGGTACGTGTTCAGCGTCGCCACCGACCCGGACGCCCGCCGGCGCGGGTACGCGCACGCGTGCATGGACGAACTGCTGGCGTGGTTCCGTGAGCGGGGTGCCGGTCAGGTCATGCTGACCGCGTCCCCGCAGGCCGAGCCGCTCTACGCCGCTCTCGGGTTCGTCCACAAGCCGGACCCCACGATGATGCTGACGCTCTGA
- a CDS encoding serine hydrolase domain-containing protein — translation MSLQSLALIENWPVPTVAAGVVRADGTVLGTRGPVDRRFPLASVTKPLAAYAALVAYEEGAIEFDEPAGPSGSTVRHLLAHTSGLAFDEHRVTAPPGERRLYSNAGFEQLGDHLAKATDIPFAEYLRQAVLEPLGMTSTTLEGSPAKDGASTVEDLLRFAAEVQAPRLLDPRTVAEAMTVQYPGTKGVLPGYGHQNPNDWGLGFEIRDSKSPHWTGSSSSPRTFGHFGQSGTFLWIDPDAGVACVALTDRAFGPWAVETWPAFTDAVLADL, via the coding sequence ATGTCCTTGCAGAGCCTCGCGTTGATCGAGAACTGGCCGGTTCCCACCGTCGCGGCGGGGGTGGTGCGGGCCGACGGTACGGTCCTCGGCACCCGTGGCCCGGTCGACCGGCGCTTCCCGCTGGCCTCGGTCACCAAGCCGCTCGCGGCGTACGCCGCCCTGGTCGCGTACGAGGAGGGGGCCATCGAGTTCGACGAGCCGGCCGGGCCGAGCGGGTCGACGGTGCGTCATCTCCTCGCGCACACCTCGGGGCTGGCCTTCGACGAGCACCGCGTGACCGCCCCGCCCGGGGAGCGTCGGCTGTACTCGAACGCGGGCTTCGAGCAGCTCGGCGACCACCTCGCGAAGGCGACGGACATCCCCTTCGCCGAGTACCTGCGGCAGGCGGTCCTCGAACCGCTCGGGATGACCTCGACGACCCTTGAGGGCTCCCCCGCCAAGGACGGCGCCTCGACGGTCGAGGACCTGCTCCGCTTCGCGGCGGAGGTGCAGGCACCGCGACTGCTGGACCCGCGCACGGTCGCGGAGGCGATGACGGTCCAGTACCCGGGCACCAAGGGCGTGCTCCCCGGCTACGGCCACCAGAACCCCAACGACTGGGGCCTCGGCTTCGAGATCCGGGACTCCAAGTCCCCTCACTGGACGGGCTCTTCGTCCTCGCCGCGCACCTTCGGGCACTTCGGCCAGTCCGGCACGTTCCTGTGGATCGACCCGGACGCCGGGGTGGCCTGCGTGGCCCTGACGGACCGCGCCTTCGGACCGTGGGCCGTCGAGACGTGGCCGGCGTTCACCGACGCGGTGCTCGCGGATCTCTAG
- a CDS encoding pirin family protein: protein MTDVRRATERYLGGDPGAGIESWHAFSFGPHYDPDNLRFGALIACNEERLLPGACFDEHPHSHTEIVTWVVEGRLTHRDSTGHETVVHAGDVQRLSAAAGVRHVERNDAETPLTFVQTWLAPLEPGGEPSYEIVRGIADSTPYAIPAAGAMLHVRRLAAGERTAVPDGRYVYVHVVRGEVQLDRQKLGPGDAARVTDAKDLDAVAVSRAELLVWEMS from the coding sequence GTGACGGACGTACGGCGCGCGACGGAGCGCTACCTTGGCGGGGATCCCGGAGCCGGGATCGAGTCGTGGCACGCCTTCTCCTTCGGGCCGCACTACGACCCGGACAACCTCCGCTTCGGCGCGCTGATCGCCTGCAACGAGGAGCGGCTCCTGCCCGGGGCCTGCTTCGACGAGCATCCGCACAGCCACACCGAGATCGTCACGTGGGTGGTCGAGGGCCGACTGACCCACCGCGACTCCACCGGGCACGAGACGGTGGTCCACGCCGGAGACGTCCAGCGGCTGAGCGCCGCCGCGGGCGTCCGGCACGTCGAGCGCAACGACGCCGAGACCCCGCTGACCTTCGTGCAGACCTGGCTGGCGCCCCTGGAGCCCGGCGGCGAGCCCTCGTACGAGATCGTCCGCGGGATCGCCGACTCGACGCCGTACGCGATCCCGGCGGCGGGCGCGATGCTCCATGTGCGGCGGCTGGCGGCGGGGGAGCGGACCGCGGTGCCCGACGGGCGGTACGTCTACGTCCATGTCGTACGCGGTGAAGTGCAGCTGGACAGGCAGAAGTTGGGGCCCGGCGACGCGGCCCGGGTCACCGACGCGAAGGACCTGGACGCGGTGGCCGTGAGCCGGGCCGAGCTGCTGGTGTGGGAGATGTCCTAG
- a CDS encoding PucR family transcriptional regulator has protein sequence MPESVSRKSDPAAPGAHAHAATLKRLEKSSGSLAQQAIARMDETLSWYRAMPPENRSWIGLVAQAGIAAFTEWFRYPDAPQAISTDVFGTAPRELTRAITLRQTVEMVRTTIEVMESAIDEVAAPGDESVLREALLVYAREIAFATAQVYAQAAEARGAWDARLESLVVNAVLSGEADEGAVSRAAALGWNAPEHVCVILGTAPDGDSELTVEAIRRAARHAKLQVLTGVLGTRLVVIAGGSDNPLAVAKSLIGPYAAGPVVAGPVVPDLLAATRSAQAAAAGLKACSAWEDAPRPVLADDLLPERAMAGDPSARDQLVEEIYRPLEEAGSALLETLSVYLEQASSLEGAARMLFVHPNTVRYRLRRVTDVTGWSPSDVRSAFTLRIALILGRLADGDLQA, from the coding sequence GTGCCCGAATCCGTATCCCGCAAGTCCGATCCGGCAGCGCCCGGCGCCCATGCCCACGCCGCGACCCTGAAGCGGCTGGAGAAGTCGTCCGGGTCTCTCGCGCAGCAGGCCATCGCGCGCATGGACGAGACGCTGTCGTGGTACCGGGCCATGCCTCCGGAGAACCGTTCCTGGATCGGGCTGGTCGCCCAGGCCGGCATCGCGGCCTTCACCGAGTGGTTCCGGTATCCCGACGCCCCGCAGGCCATCTCCACCGACGTCTTCGGGACCGCTCCACGTGAGCTGACCCGCGCCATCACGCTCCGCCAGACCGTGGAGATGGTCAGGACGACCATCGAGGTCATGGAGAGCGCGATCGACGAGGTCGCCGCCCCCGGTGACGAGTCCGTGCTCCGGGAGGCCCTGCTCGTCTACGCCCGGGAGATCGCCTTCGCCACGGCGCAGGTCTACGCCCAGGCCGCCGAGGCACGCGGTGCCTGGGACGCCCGCCTGGAGTCGCTGGTCGTCAACGCGGTGCTGAGCGGGGAGGCCGACGAGGGTGCCGTGAGCAGGGCCGCCGCGCTCGGATGGAACGCCCCCGAACATGTGTGCGTCATCCTCGGGACCGCCCCGGACGGCGACTCCGAGCTCACCGTGGAGGCCATCCGGCGGGCCGCCCGGCACGCCAAGCTCCAGGTCCTCACCGGGGTGCTCGGGACCCGGCTCGTCGTCATCGCGGGCGGCAGCGACAACCCTCTCGCCGTGGCCAAGTCGCTGATCGGGCCCTATGCGGCCGGGCCCGTCGTCGCGGGACCCGTCGTACCCGACCTGCTGGCCGCGACCCGCTCCGCGCAGGCCGCCGCCGCCGGGCTCAAGGCGTGCAGCGCCTGGGAGGACGCCCCGCGCCCGGTCCTGGCGGACGACCTGCTTCCGGAGCGTGCGATGGCCGGGGATCCGAGTGCGCGCGATCAGTTGGTGGAGGAGATCTACAGACCACTTGAGGAGGCCGGTTCCGCGCTCCTGGAGACTCTCTCCGTCTATCTCGAACAGGCGTCCAGTCTGGAGGGGGCGGCCCGGATGCTCTTCGTGCATCCCAATACCGTGCGCTACCGGCTTCGACGTGTGACTGACGTCACCGGCTGGTCGCCCTCCGATGTACGGTCTGCGTTCACCCTGCGGATCGCGCTCATCCTGGGGCGTCTGGCCGACGGGGATCTCCAGGCCTAG
- a CDS encoding ACP S-malonyltransferase: MLVLVAPGQGAQTPGFLTPWLELPGAADRVAAWSDAIGLDLVHYGTQADADAIRDTSVAQPLLVAAGILSASALGAVADIAPGAVAGHSVGEITAAAFAGVLDDTAALSLVRKRGLAMADAAAITETGMSALLGGDPEVSVAHLAKLGLTAANVNGAGQIVAAGTLEQLAVLNEDKPEGVRKVVPLKVAGAFHTRHMTPAVDTLAKAAADLAPADPAVTYVSNKDGKAVGTGAEVLERLVGQVANPVRWDLCMETFKELGATAFIEVSPGGTLVGLAKRALPGVRTLALKTPDDLDAARELIAEHSA, from the coding sequence GTGCTCGTACTCGTCGCTCCCGGCCAGGGCGCCCAGACGCCCGGCTTCCTGACCCCCTGGCTCGAACTCCCCGGTGCCGCGGACCGCGTCGCCGCGTGGTCCGACGCCATCGGACTGGACCTCGTCCACTACGGCACGCAGGCCGACGCGGACGCCATCCGCGACACCTCGGTGGCTCAGCCGCTGCTGGTCGCGGCCGGAATCCTGTCCGCCTCGGCACTCGGCGCCGTCGCGGACATCGCCCCCGGCGCGGTCGCCGGGCACAGTGTCGGCGAGATCACCGCAGCCGCCTTCGCGGGCGTCCTGGACGACACCGCCGCCCTCAGTCTCGTACGCAAGCGGGGTCTGGCCATGGCCGACGCCGCCGCGATCACCGAGACCGGTATGTCGGCGCTGCTCGGCGGCGACCCGGAGGTCTCCGTCGCGCACCTGGCGAAGCTCGGCCTGACCGCGGCGAACGTCAACGGCGCGGGGCAGATCGTCGCCGCGGGCACGCTGGAGCAGCTCGCCGTGCTGAACGAGGACAAGCCCGAGGGTGTCCGCAAGGTCGTCCCGCTGAAGGTCGCCGGCGCTTTCCACACGCGCCACATGACCCCCGCGGTCGACACTCTGGCCAAGGCCGCCGCCGACCTGGCACCGGCCGACCCGGCCGTGACGTACGTCTCGAACAAGGACGGCAAGGCCGTCGGCACCGGCGCCGAGGTGCTGGAGCGCCTTGTCGGCCAGGTCGCCAACCCGGTGCGCTGGGACCTGTGCATGGAGACGTTCAAGGAGCTCGGCGCCACCGCGTTCATCGAGGTCTCCCCCGGCGGCACGCTGGTCGGCCTCGCCAAGCGCGCACTGCCCGGCGTCAGGACGCTGGCCCTGAAGACCCCCGACGACCTCGACGCTGCTCGCGAGCTCATCGCCGAGCACAGTGCCTGA
- a CDS encoding ketoacyl-ACP synthase III — protein MSKIKPSKGAPYARILGVGGYRPTRVVPNEVILETIDSSDEWIRSRSGIQTRHWASDEETVAAMSIEASGKAIADAGISAEQIGGVIVSTVSHFKQTPAVATEIADKLGTNKAAAFDISAGCAGFGYGLTLARGMIVDGSAEYVLVIGVERLSDLTDLEDRATAFLFGDGAGAVVVGPSQEPHIGPTVWGSEGDKSDTIKQTVPWNEYDSSGKFPAITQEGQAVFRWAVFEMAKVAQQALEAAGITPDELDVFIPHQANERIIDSMVKTLKLPEHVTVARDVRTTGNTSAASIPLAMERLLATGEAKSGDTALVIGFGAGLVYAATVVTLP, from the coding sequence ATGTCGAAGATCAAGCCCAGCAAGGGCGCTCCGTACGCGCGCATCCTCGGTGTCGGCGGCTACCGCCCCACCCGGGTCGTGCCGAACGAGGTGATCCTCGAGACGATCGACTCGTCCGACGAGTGGATCCGCTCGCGCTCCGGCATCCAGACCCGGCACTGGGCCTCCGACGAGGAGACCGTGGCTGCGATGTCGATCGAGGCGTCCGGCAAGGCGATCGCGGACGCCGGGATCTCCGCCGAGCAGATCGGCGGCGTGATCGTCTCCACGGTCTCGCACTTCAAGCAGACCCCGGCCGTCGCGACCGAGATCGCCGACAAGCTCGGCACGAACAAGGCCGCCGCCTTCGACATCTCGGCGGGCTGCGCGGGCTTCGGCTACGGTCTGACCCTCGCCAGGGGCATGATCGTCGACGGTTCGGCGGAGTACGTCCTCGTCATCGGCGTCGAGCGGCTGTCCGACCTGACCGACCTGGAGGACCGCGCGACGGCCTTCCTCTTCGGTGACGGCGCGGGCGCGGTCGTCGTGGGCCCCTCCCAGGAACCGCACATCGGTCCGACCGTGTGGGGCTCCGAGGGCGACAAGTCGGACACCATCAAGCAGACCGTACCGTGGAACGAGTACGACAGTTCCGGCAAGTTCCCTGCGATCACGCAGGAGGGCCAGGCGGTGTTCCGCTGGGCCGTGTTCGAGATGGCGAAGGTCGCCCAGCAGGCGCTGGAAGCGGCCGGGATCACCCCGGACGAACTGGATGTCTTCATTCCCCACCAGGCCAACGAGCGGATCATCGACTCGATGGTGAAGACGCTCAAACTGCCGGAGCACGTCACGGTCGCACGTGACGTGCGCACCACCGGCAACACGTCGGCCGCCTCGATTCCGCTCGCCATGGAGCGGCTTCTGGCGACCGGTGAGGCGAAGAGCGGCGACACCGCGCTCGTCATCGGATTCGGGGCGGGTCTCGTGTACGCCGCCACTGTCGTTACCCTCCCCTAG
- a CDS encoding acyl carrier protein has protein sequence MAATQEEIVAGLADIVNEIAGIPVEDVQLDKSFTDDLDVDSLSMVEVVVAAEERFDVKIPDDDVKNLKTVGDATSYILKHQA, from the coding sequence ATGGCCGCCACTCAGGAAGAGATCGTCGCCGGTCTCGCAGACATCGTGAACGAGATCGCCGGCATCCCGGTTGAGGACGTCCAGCTGGACAAGTCCTTCACCGACGACCTGGACGTCGACTCGCTGTCCATGGTCGAGGTCGTCGTCGCCGCCGAAGAGCGCTTCGACGTCAAGATCCCGGACGACGACGTCAAGAACCTCAAGACGGTCGGCGACGCGACCAGCTACATCCTCAAGCACCAGGCCTGA
- a CDS encoding beta-ketoacyl-[acyl-carrier-protein] synthase family protein yields MSPTNRTVVVTGIGATTPLGGDVASTWEGLVAGKSGVKPLEQEWAAEQAVRIAAQIAVEPTEVIPRPQARRLDRSAQFALIAAKEAWADAGFEGRAGEDGSVGGVDPDRLGTVIASGIGGVTTLLDQYDVLKEKGVRRVSPHTVPMLMPNGPSANVGLLVGARAGVHTPVSACASGAEAIGYAIEMIRTGRADIVVAGGTEAAIHPLPIAAFGNMMAMSKNNENPQGASRPYDIGRDGFVLGEGAGVVVLESAEHAAKRGARVYAEAVGQGISADGHDIVQPEPEGRGISQALQNLLDSTDLNPAEIVHVNAHATSTPAGDIAELKALRKVFGDDADHMAVSATKSMTGHLLGGAGGVETVATVLALYNRIAPPTINIENLDPEAEANADVVRGEARKLPVEGRIAALNDSFGFGGHNVVLAFRTI; encoded by the coding sequence GTGAGCCCGACCAATCGCACCGTGGTCGTCACCGGTATCGGCGCAACCACACCGCTGGGTGGCGACGTAGCCTCAACCTGGGAGGGCCTCGTCGCCGGCAAGTCCGGCGTCAAGCCCCTGGAACAGGAGTGGGCCGCCGAGCAGGCGGTCCGCATCGCCGCACAGATCGCGGTGGAACCCACCGAGGTCATTCCCCGTCCGCAGGCCCGCCGCCTGGACCGCTCGGCGCAGTTCGCGCTGATCGCGGCCAAGGAGGCCTGGGCCGACGCCGGATTCGAGGGCAGGGCAGGTGAGGACGGCTCGGTCGGCGGGGTCGACCCCGACCGGCTCGGTACCGTCATCGCCTCCGGCATCGGCGGTGTGACGACCCTCCTCGACCAGTACGACGTGCTCAAGGAGAAGGGCGTCCGCCGCGTCTCCCCGCACACCGTGCCGATGCTGATGCCCAACGGCCCGTCCGCCAACGTGGGGCTGCTCGTCGGCGCCCGCGCGGGCGTGCACACCCCGGTCTCCGCCTGCGCCTCGGGCGCCGAGGCCATCGGCTACGCCATCGAGATGATCCGTACCGGCCGCGCCGACATCGTCGTCGCGGGGGGCACGGAGGCGGCGATCCACCCGCTGCCCATCGCCGCGTTCGGCAACATGATGGCGATGTCCAAGAACAACGAGAACCCCCAGGGCGCCTCGCGTCCGTACGACATCGGCCGTGACGGTTTCGTCCTCGGCGAGGGCGCCGGCGTCGTCGTCCTGGAGTCCGCCGAGCACGCCGCCAAGCGCGGTGCGCGGGTGTACGCCGAGGCGGTCGGGCAGGGCATCTCCGCCGACGGCCACGACATCGTGCAGCCGGAGCCCGAGGGCCGCGGAATCTCGCAGGCCCTGCAGAACCTGCTGGACAGCACCGACCTGAACCCGGCGGAGATCGTCCACGTCAACGCGCACGCCACGTCGACGCCGGCCGGTGACATCGCCGAACTGAAGGCGCTGCGGAAGGTGTTCGGCGACGACGCCGACCACATGGCGGTCTCGGCCACCAAGTCGATGACGGGTCACCTGCTGGGTGGCGCGGGCGGCGTGGAGACGGTCGCGACGGTTCTCGCGCTGTACAACCGGATCGCTCCGCCCACCATCAACATCGAGAACCTCGACCCGGAGGCGGAGGCCAACGCCGACGTCGTCCGCGGTGAGGCCCGCAAGCTGCCCGTCGAGGGCCGTATCGCCGCCCTGAACGACTCGTTCGGGTTCGGTGGGCACAACGTGGTGCTGGCGTTCCGCACGATCTGA